Proteins from a single region of Sesamum indicum cultivar Zhongzhi No. 13 linkage group LG5, S_indicum_v1.0, whole genome shotgun sequence:
- the LOC105162026 gene encoding mitochondrial-processing peptidase subunit alpha — MYRTAASKVRALKGQTGYRGSARYATTSAVAVKSSSGGWLTGDQCSSLPSLNFPLKDVNLPPPLPDHVEPGQTRITTLPNGLKIASETAANPVASIGLYVDCGSIYERPVSYGVTNLLERMAFKSTTNRSHLRIIREIEAIGGNVTALGSREHMSYTYNALKTYVPQMVELLIDCVRNPAFLDWEVKEQLQKVSADINGSFRDPHQLLLEAIHSTGYSGPYANALFALESAINCLNSTVLEEFVAEHYTASRMVLAASGVDHDKLLEYAEPLLSDLPNVSRPAEPRPVYTGGDFRRQGDSGITHFALAFELPGGWLKEKDAIILTVLQMLMGGGGSFSAGGPGKGMYSRLYLRVLNEHPQIQSFSAFNSIYNHTGLFGIQATTESDFAINAIDIAVKELIAVATPGQVDKVQLDRAKESTKSAILMNLESRMVVSEDIGKQILTYGERTPLGHFLKVVDEITRQDIAKTAQKLLSSPLTMASYGDVLHLPSYESISRRFHSK; from the exons ATGTACAGAACGGCGGCGTCTAAAGTTAGGGCTCTCAAG GGCCAAACAGGTTATAGGGGATCAGCTAGATATGCAACTACTAGTGCTGTTGCTGTCAAGTCATCATCAGGAGGTTGGTTGACGGGTGATCAGTGCTCGTCACTTCCAAGCCTGAACTTTCCACTTAAGGATGTTAATCTTCCCCCTCCATTGCCGGACCATGTTGAGCCTGGACAGACTAGGATCACCACACTTCCAAATGGTCTCAAGATTGCCTCTGAAACGGCAGCA AACCCTGTAGCGTCAATTGGCTTATATGTGGATTGTGGCTCAATATATGAAAGACCAGTTTCATATGGGGTCACAAATCTGTTGGAGCGTATGGCATTCAAAAGTACTACTAACCGGAGTCACTTGCGTATTATAAGAGAAATTGAGGCAATTGGGGGAAACGTAACTGCATTGGGTTCTCGGGAGCATATGAGCTATACATACAATGCACTAAAAACCTATGTTCCTCAAATGGTAGAGCTCCTTATTGACTGTGTCAGAAATCCCGCGTTTTTGGATTGGGAAGTCAAGGAACAG CTCCAGAAGGTGAGTGCTGATATTAATGGCAGCTTCAGAGACCCTCACCAATTGCTTTTGGAGGCCATTCATTCAACTGGCTACTCTGGTCCCTATGCAAATGCTCTTTTTGCCTTAGAATCTGCAATTAACTGTTTGAACAGTACTGTTCTGGAGGAGTTTGTTGCT GAACACTATACTGCTTCCAGGATGGTCCTTGCAGCATCAGGTGTTGACCATGATAAGTTGTTGGAATATGCAGAACCACTTCTTTCTGACCTCCCGAATGTTTCTCGTCCCGCGGAGCCAAGGCCAGTTTATACAGGGGGCGATTTTCGTCGCCAAGGTGATTCAGGG ATAACCCACTTTGCTCTAGCATTTGAGCTCCCTGGTGGCTGGTTGAAGGAAAAGGATGCCATAATATTGACTGTTCTTCAG ATGCTAATGGGAGGAGGTGGATCTTTCTCAGCTGGTGGTCCTGGAAAGGGGATGTACTCGAGATTAT ATCTGCGTGTCCTGAACGAGCACCCCCAGATTCAATCCTTCTCTGCGTTTAACAGCATTTACAATCATACTGGATTATTTGGAATTCAAGCTACCACT GAATCCGATTTTGCAATAAATGCCATTGATATAGCTGTTAAAGAACTCATTGCTGTTGCAACTCCAGGACAAG TTGACAAGGTACAACTGGATCGTGCAAAAGAGTCGACAAAGTCTGCCATTTTGATGAACTTAGAATCCAGA ATGGTTGTATCAGAAGATATAGGTAAACAAATTTTGACATATGGAGAGAG GACTCCCTTGGGGCATTTCTTGAAGGTTGTTGATGAAATCACAAGGCAAGATATTGCTAAAACAGCACAAAAGCTTTTATCATCTCCTCTCACCATGGCATCTTACGGAGATG TGCTTCATCTGCCAAGCTACGAGTCAATAAGCAGGAGGTTCCATTCAAAGTGA
- the LOC105162027 gene encoding uncharacterized protein LOC105162027 isoform X1 — MNKSNQLGSVSSSELIDAKLEEHQLCGSKQCPGCGHMLEGKPDWVGLPAGVKFDPTDQELIDHLEAKVEGKESKSHPLIDEFIPTIEGEDGICYTHPEKLPGVTRDGLSRHFFHKTSKDYTTGTRKRRKIQTECDLQGGETRWHKTGKTRPVMVNGKQKGCKKILVLYTNFGKNRKPEKTNWVMHQYHLGQHEEEKEGELVVSKIFYQTQPRQCNWSDRSGAALLNTAAGEGNSERRETVSVSVSGSMSVSGSSKEMNITQRDDFSAAPPVNVAAPIPSYSAIDIQQLKADHFSFLPFRKSFDEAGNIGETSIAREAGGGGTCEEREMGQHHVSHEHDIGQHHVSHEHHHHSHQIAAATAFHISRPSHSISTIISPPPLHHTSINILDQDHSFHVPRIILPPENFQQQQQQHHKLGGRSASGLEELIMGCTSTDIKEESSMGNPQEAEWLKYSTFWPDPDNPDHHG, encoded by the exons ATGAATAAGAGTAATCAGCTGGGATCTGTCAGCAGTTCTGAGCTCATCGATGCGAAGCTTGAGGAGCATCAATTATGTGGATCCAAACAGTGTCCTGGTTGCGGACACATGCTCGAAGGAAAGCCG GACTGGGTAGGTCTACCTGCCGGAGTGAAATTTGACCCGACGGACCAGGAGTTGATCGATCACCTCGAAGCTAAAGTAGAAGGAAAAGAATCGAAATCCCATCCCTTGATTGATGAGTTCATTCCTACCATTGAAGGTGAAGATGGGATTTGCTACACGCATCCTGAAAAGCTTCCAG GAGTAACACGAGATGGATTGAGTCGGCACTTTTTCCACAAGACCTCCAAGGACTACACGACCGGGACGAGGAAACGACGGAAGATCCAGACCGAATGCGACCTGCAAGGCGGGGAGACGCGGTGGCACAAGACGGGCAAGACCCGGCCGGTGATGGTGAACGGGAAGCAGAAAGGGTGCAAGAAAATCTTGGTTCTGTACACCAACTTTGGGAAGAATCGGAAGCCGGAGAAGACGAATTGGGTGATGCATCAGTACCATTTAGGGCAGCACGAAGAGGAGAAGGAAGGAGAGCTCGTCGTGTCCAAGATCTTCTACCAGACTCAGCCCAGACAATGCAACTGGTCTGACAGGAGCGGTGCTGCTCTACTCAACACTGCCGCTGGAGAGGGAAACAGCGAACGACGAGAAACAGTTAGTGTGAGTGTGAGCGGCAGCATGAGCGTGAGCGGTTCCTCTAAGGAAATGAACATCACTCAAAGAGACGACTTCTCAGCAGCTCCGCCTGTCAACGTTGCTGCTCCGATTCCCAGTTACAGCGCCATCGACATCCAGCAACTCAAAGCTGATCATTTCAGCTTCCTTCCGTTCCGAAAATCGTTTGATGAG GCTGGGAATATTGGGGAAACTTCAATTGCAAGGGAAGCAGGAGGAGGAGGCACGTGCGAAGAGCGTGAGATGGGACAGCATCACGTGAGCCATGAGCATGACATCGGACAGCATCACGTGAGCCATGAGCACCATCACCATAGTCATCAGATTGCTGCAGCTACAGCATTTCACATAAGCAGGCCATCACACTCCATCTCCACCATTATCTCTCCGCCACCCCTACACCACACATCCATTAACATTCTTGATCAAGATCACTCCTTCCATGTCCCCAGAATCATCCTCCCTCCTGAAAATTTCCAG cagcagcaacaacagCATCATAAACTTGGAGGAAGGTCTGCATCTGGATTGGAGGAACTCATTATGGGATGCACATCAACTGACATAAAAGAA GAATCATCGATGGGAAACCCACAGGAGGCAGAATGGCTGAAGTACTCCACCTTCTGGCCAGACCCGGACAACCCGGATCATCATGGATAA
- the LOC105162027 gene encoding uncharacterized protein LOC105162027 isoform X2 yields MNKSNQLGSVSSSELIDAKLEEHQLCGSKQCPGCGHMLEGKPDWVGLPAGVKFDPTDQELIDHLEAKVEGKESKSHPLIDEFIPTIEGEDGICYTHPEKLPGVTRDGLSRHFFHKTSKDYTTGTRKRRKIQTECDLQGGETRWHKTGKTRPVMVNGKQKGCKKILVLYTNFGKNRKPEKTNWVMHQYHLGQHEEEKEGELVVSKIFYQTQPRQCNWSDRSGAALLNTAAGEGNSERRETVSVSVSGSMSVSGSSKEMNITQRDDFSAAPPVNVAAPIPSYSAIDIQQLKADHFSFLPFRKSFDEAGNIGETSIAREAGGGGTCEEREMGQHHVSHEHDIGQHHVSHEHHHHSHQIAAATAFHISRPSHSISTIISPPPLHHTSINILDQDHSFHVPRIILPPENFQQQQQHHKLGGRSASGLEELIMGCTSTDIKEESSMGNPQEAEWLKYSTFWPDPDNPDHHG; encoded by the exons ATGAATAAGAGTAATCAGCTGGGATCTGTCAGCAGTTCTGAGCTCATCGATGCGAAGCTTGAGGAGCATCAATTATGTGGATCCAAACAGTGTCCTGGTTGCGGACACATGCTCGAAGGAAAGCCG GACTGGGTAGGTCTACCTGCCGGAGTGAAATTTGACCCGACGGACCAGGAGTTGATCGATCACCTCGAAGCTAAAGTAGAAGGAAAAGAATCGAAATCCCATCCCTTGATTGATGAGTTCATTCCTACCATTGAAGGTGAAGATGGGATTTGCTACACGCATCCTGAAAAGCTTCCAG GAGTAACACGAGATGGATTGAGTCGGCACTTTTTCCACAAGACCTCCAAGGACTACACGACCGGGACGAGGAAACGACGGAAGATCCAGACCGAATGCGACCTGCAAGGCGGGGAGACGCGGTGGCACAAGACGGGCAAGACCCGGCCGGTGATGGTGAACGGGAAGCAGAAAGGGTGCAAGAAAATCTTGGTTCTGTACACCAACTTTGGGAAGAATCGGAAGCCGGAGAAGACGAATTGGGTGATGCATCAGTACCATTTAGGGCAGCACGAAGAGGAGAAGGAAGGAGAGCTCGTCGTGTCCAAGATCTTCTACCAGACTCAGCCCAGACAATGCAACTGGTCTGACAGGAGCGGTGCTGCTCTACTCAACACTGCCGCTGGAGAGGGAAACAGCGAACGACGAGAAACAGTTAGTGTGAGTGTGAGCGGCAGCATGAGCGTGAGCGGTTCCTCTAAGGAAATGAACATCACTCAAAGAGACGACTTCTCAGCAGCTCCGCCTGTCAACGTTGCTGCTCCGATTCCCAGTTACAGCGCCATCGACATCCAGCAACTCAAAGCTGATCATTTCAGCTTCCTTCCGTTCCGAAAATCGTTTGATGAG GCTGGGAATATTGGGGAAACTTCAATTGCAAGGGAAGCAGGAGGAGGAGGCACGTGCGAAGAGCGTGAGATGGGACAGCATCACGTGAGCCATGAGCATGACATCGGACAGCATCACGTGAGCCATGAGCACCATCACCATAGTCATCAGATTGCTGCAGCTACAGCATTTCACATAAGCAGGCCATCACACTCCATCTCCACCATTATCTCTCCGCCACCCCTACACCACACATCCATTAACATTCTTGATCAAGATCACTCCTTCCATGTCCCCAGAATCATCCTCCCTCCTGAAAATTTCCAG cagcaacaacagCATCATAAACTTGGAGGAAGGTCTGCATCTGGATTGGAGGAACTCATTATGGGATGCACATCAACTGACATAAAAGAA GAATCATCGATGGGAAACCCACAGGAGGCAGAATGGCTGAAGTACTCCACCTTCTGGCCAGACCCGGACAACCCGGATCATCATGGATAA
- the LOC105162027 gene encoding uncharacterized protein LOC105162027 isoform X3, producing the protein MNKSNQLGSVSSSELIDAKLEEHQLCGSKQCPGCGHMLEGKPDWVGLPAGVKFDPTDQELIDHLEAKVEGKESKSHPLIDEFIPTIEGEDGICYTHPEKLPGVTRDGLSRHFFHKTSKDYTTGTRKRRKIQTECDLQGGETRWHKTGKTRPVMVNGKQKGCKKILVLYTNFGKNRKPEKTNWVMHQYHLGQHEEEKEGELVVSKIFYQTQPRQCNWSDRSGAALLNTAAGEGNSERRETVSVSVSGSMSVSGSSKEMNITQRDDFSAAPPVNVAAPIPSYSAIDIQQLKADHFSFLPFRKSFDEAGNIGETSIAREAGGGGTCEEREMGQHHVSHEHDIGQHHVSHEHHHHSHQIAAATAFHISRPSHSISTIISPPPLHHTSINILDQDHSFHVPRIILPPENFQ; encoded by the exons ATGAATAAGAGTAATCAGCTGGGATCTGTCAGCAGTTCTGAGCTCATCGATGCGAAGCTTGAGGAGCATCAATTATGTGGATCCAAACAGTGTCCTGGTTGCGGACACATGCTCGAAGGAAAGCCG GACTGGGTAGGTCTACCTGCCGGAGTGAAATTTGACCCGACGGACCAGGAGTTGATCGATCACCTCGAAGCTAAAGTAGAAGGAAAAGAATCGAAATCCCATCCCTTGATTGATGAGTTCATTCCTACCATTGAAGGTGAAGATGGGATTTGCTACACGCATCCTGAAAAGCTTCCAG GAGTAACACGAGATGGATTGAGTCGGCACTTTTTCCACAAGACCTCCAAGGACTACACGACCGGGACGAGGAAACGACGGAAGATCCAGACCGAATGCGACCTGCAAGGCGGGGAGACGCGGTGGCACAAGACGGGCAAGACCCGGCCGGTGATGGTGAACGGGAAGCAGAAAGGGTGCAAGAAAATCTTGGTTCTGTACACCAACTTTGGGAAGAATCGGAAGCCGGAGAAGACGAATTGGGTGATGCATCAGTACCATTTAGGGCAGCACGAAGAGGAGAAGGAAGGAGAGCTCGTCGTGTCCAAGATCTTCTACCAGACTCAGCCCAGACAATGCAACTGGTCTGACAGGAGCGGTGCTGCTCTACTCAACACTGCCGCTGGAGAGGGAAACAGCGAACGACGAGAAACAGTTAGTGTGAGTGTGAGCGGCAGCATGAGCGTGAGCGGTTCCTCTAAGGAAATGAACATCACTCAAAGAGACGACTTCTCAGCAGCTCCGCCTGTCAACGTTGCTGCTCCGATTCCCAGTTACAGCGCCATCGACATCCAGCAACTCAAAGCTGATCATTTCAGCTTCCTTCCGTTCCGAAAATCGTTTGATGAG GCTGGGAATATTGGGGAAACTTCAATTGCAAGGGAAGCAGGAGGAGGAGGCACGTGCGAAGAGCGTGAGATGGGACAGCATCACGTGAGCCATGAGCATGACATCGGACAGCATCACGTGAGCCATGAGCACCATCACCATAGTCATCAGATTGCTGCAGCTACAGCATTTCACATAAGCAGGCCATCACACTCCATCTCCACCATTATCTCTCCGCCACCCCTACACCACACATCCATTAACATTCTTGATCAAGATCACTCCTTCCATGTCCCCAGAATCATCCTCCCTCCTGAAAATTTCCAG taa
- the LOC105162029 gene encoding putative dual specificity protein phosphatase DSP8: MKIEELDDSTKSIVESKTSSDKERRLIEVRVDAKRALVGAGARILFYPTLLYNVFRNKIQAEFRWWDQIDQFLLLGAVPFPKDVPRLKQLGVGGVITLNEPYETLVPTSLYYAHGIDHLEIPTRDYLFAPSFVDINRAVNFIHRNASIGQTTYVHCKAGRGRSTTIVLCYLVEYKHMSPAAALEYVRSRRPRVLLAPSQWKAVQEYQQQHMASKAISVSGDAVLITKADLEGYDSPCTDDSCKELTVVPRMMRRRPMMARLSCLFSSLKVSGNYGPVMRQLTEARAC; this comes from the exons ATGAAGATCGAGGAACTGGATGATTCCACAAAGAGTATTGTCGAGAGCAAGACCAGTAGTGATAAAGAAAGAAGGCTGATCGAAGTTCGGGTTGATGCGAAAAGGGCTTTAGTCGGAGCTGGGGCTCGGATCCTATTCTACCCGACCCTTTTGTACAACGTTTTCCGGAACAAGATTCAAGCTGAGTTTCGCTGGTGGGATCAGATTGATCAG TTTCTTCTGTTGGGGGCTGTTCCATTCCCAAAGGATGTACCTCGTTTGAAGCAGCTTGGAGTTGGTGGTGTTATTACTCTGAATGAGCCATATGAAACTCTGGTGCCAACGTCTTTATACTAT gcTCATGGGATAGACCATCTTGAAATCCCTACCAGGGATTATCTCTTTGCTCCTTCTTTTGTGGACATCAACAGAGCTGTGAATTTCATTCACA GAAATGCTTCTATTGGTCAAACAACATATGTCCACTGCAAAGCGGGGAGAGGAAGGAGCACAACCATTGTTCTCTGTTATCTG GTTGAATACAAGCATATGAGTCCAGCTGCTGCACTTGAATATGTCCGGTCTAGACGACCCAGGGTGCTATTGGCTCCGTCACAATGGAAG GCAGTTCAAGAATATCAGCAGCAGCATATGGCTTCTAAAGCAATTTCTGTGTCCGGAGATGCTGtattaattacaaaagcaGATCTTGAAGGATATGATAGCCCTTGTACTGACGACTCTTGTAAGGAGCTGACGGTTGTGCCCAGAATGATGAGGAGAAGGCCAATGATGGCTCGGTTATCCTGCCTCTTTTCATCTCTAAAAGTTTCAGGTAATTATGGACCAGTTATGAGACAGCTGACAGAAGCGCGTGCTTGCTGA
- the LOC105162163 gene encoding leucine-rich repeat extensin-like protein 4, with protein MENSWLLAFFLPIIVTKAALIVGGGGVGIGVGGGVGGGGGGGGGGVWIGGGINSPAAPSGSPDSKLSNAYTALQAWKSAITDDPLGITSSWVGPNVCSYKGVFCSDSTDFMGNPTGKVVAAIDLNHANLRGSLVKELSLLTDLSLLHLNSNRFSGTVPSSFRDLSSLTELDLSNNHFSGPFPTPTLYIPNLLYLDLRFNSFSGRIPEDLFNKKLDAIFLNNNLFDGELPENLGNSPASVINLANNKFTGAIPFSLSYMGIKEILFLNNQLTGCIPEGVGMWTDLQVLDVSSNSLTGHLPDSLSCLSDVQVLNLAHNKFSGMLPDLVCSLRNLVNLTVAANFFSGFSQDCEKLSVGFDFSLNCIPGKEMQRPQPDCSAVPGGGLSCLRIPSAQALVCGSLLLQL; from the coding sequence ATGGAGAATAGCTGGCTTCTCGCGTTTTTCCTCCCGATAATTGTCACAAAAGCTGCTCTCATTGTTGGTGGAGGGGGTGTCGGCATTGGAGTTGGCGGCGGCGTTGGTGGcggtggtggaggtggaggtggtgggGTGTGGATTGGTGGAGGAATCAATTCTCCGGCAGCCCCTTCTGGTTCACCAGATTCAAAGCTCAGCAATGCATACACTGCTCTCCAGGCCTGGAAATCTGCAATCACGGATGATCCACTCGGCATTACGAGTTCATGGGTTGGCCCAAATGTGTGCTCTTACAAAGGAGTGTTTTGCTCTGATTCCACGGATTTTATGGGAAATCCCACAGGCAAAGTTGTAGCGGCCATAGATCTAAACCATGCCAATTTGAGAGGGAGTCTGGTTAAAGAACTCTCTCTTCTCACTGATCTGTCTCTTCTCCACCTCAACAGCAACAGGTTCAGCGGCACTGTCCCCTCATCTTTCAGAGACCTGTCATCGCTCACTGAACTTGACCTCAGCAACAACCACTTCTCAGGCCCTTTTCCCACCCCAACTCTCTACATTCCAAACCTCCTCTATCTGGACCTCAGATTCAACAGCTTTTCGGGCCGAATTCCTGAGGACCTATTCAACAAGAAACTCGACGCAATCTTCCTCAACAACAACCTGTTTGACGGAGAACTCCCTGAGAACTTAGGCAACTCTCCAGCGTCTGTAATCAACTTGGCCAACAACAAGTTCACCGGGGCAATCCCCTTCAGCCTGAGCTACATGGGCATAAAGGAAATCTTGTTCCTCAACAACCAGCTTACAGGCTGCATACCCGAAGGAGTCGGAATGTGGACAGATTTACAGGTTTTAGATGTCAGTTCCAATTCACTGACAGGCCATCTGCCTGATTCCTTGTCCTGTTTGAGTGACGTCCAAGTTCTCAACTTGGCACACAACAAGTTCTCCGGTATGCTGCCTGATTTAGTCTGCTCGTTGAGGAACCTGGTCAATTTGACAGTTGCGGCCAATTTCTTTTCCGGGTTCAGCCAAGACTGTGAGAAATTGTCTGTGGGATTTGACTTCTCCCTGAACTGCATTCCTGGGAAGGAAATGCAGAGACCTCAGCCGGACTGCTCGGCGGTTCCAGGCGGCGGGCTCAGTTGCCTTAGAATCCCTTCAGCGCAGGCTCTTGTTTGTGGGTCATTATTACTACAGTTGTGA